Proteins encoded within one genomic window of Micromonospora halotolerans:
- a CDS encoding glutamate synthase subunit beta, protein MPDPNGFLRYDRRLPARRPVPVRIMDWREVYPPAGEELIREQATRCMDCGIPFCHDGCPLGNRIPDWNDLVRTGNWDAAVESLHATNNFPEFTGRLCPAPCEAACVLGLGGQQPVTIKQVEVEIADAAVARGGLRPQPVPAPTGKSVAVVGSGPAGLAAAQQLARAGHAVTVYERDDALGGLLRYGIPDFKLEKRHIDRRLAQLAAEGVRFRTGVDVGVDVTAEQLRAEHDAVLLACGALQGRDTPETPGRALRGVHQAMSHLVAANRVVAAAGEGGPALATLPDGTPIDAAGRHVVIIGGGDTAADCLGVAHRQGAAGVHQLDLYPEPPADRDAERDPWPTWPWVLRSYPAHEEGGERVFAVAVQEFVDDGTGQVRAVRIAEVTVEKVDGRRIVTALPGSEREIPADLVLLAIGFEGTEEQPLLGQLGVTRNGRGAVDARPDWQTGADGVFVAGDMHRGASLIVWAIAEGRAAAAAIHAHLGGAGTLPAPVDPARQPLAAR, encoded by the coding sequence GTGCCTGACCCGAACGGTTTCCTGCGCTACGACCGGCGGTTGCCCGCCCGCCGCCCGGTCCCGGTGCGGATCATGGACTGGCGGGAGGTCTACCCGCCTGCCGGCGAGGAGCTGATCCGGGAGCAGGCCACCCGCTGCATGGACTGCGGCATCCCGTTCTGCCACGACGGCTGCCCGCTCGGCAACCGGATCCCGGACTGGAACGACCTGGTCCGCACCGGCAACTGGGACGCCGCGGTGGAGTCGCTGCACGCCACCAACAACTTCCCCGAGTTCACCGGCCGGCTCTGCCCGGCGCCCTGCGAGGCGGCCTGCGTGCTCGGCCTGGGCGGCCAGCAGCCGGTCACCATCAAGCAGGTCGAGGTGGAGATCGCCGACGCCGCGGTGGCCCGGGGTGGGCTGCGCCCGCAGCCGGTGCCGGCCCCGACCGGGAAGTCGGTCGCCGTGGTCGGCTCCGGCCCCGCCGGGCTCGCCGCCGCGCAGCAGCTCGCCCGCGCCGGCCACGCCGTCACCGTGTACGAGCGGGACGACGCGCTCGGCGGCCTGCTCCGCTACGGCATCCCCGACTTCAAGCTGGAGAAGCGGCACATCGACCGGCGGCTGGCCCAGCTCGCCGCCGAGGGGGTGCGCTTCCGCACCGGGGTGGACGTCGGCGTCGACGTCACCGCCGAGCAGCTGCGCGCCGAGCACGACGCCGTGCTGCTCGCCTGCGGCGCGCTGCAGGGCCGGGACACCCCGGAGACGCCGGGGCGGGCGCTGCGCGGCGTACACCAGGCCATGTCGCACCTGGTGGCCGCGAACCGCGTCGTCGCGGCGGCGGGTGAGGGCGGCCCGGCCCTGGCCACGCTCCCGGACGGCACGCCGATCGACGCCGCCGGCAGGCACGTGGTGATCATCGGTGGTGGCGACACCGCCGCCGACTGCCTGGGCGTGGCCCACCGGCAGGGCGCGGCCGGCGTGCACCAGCTCGACCTCTACCCGGAGCCCCCGGCCGACCGGGACGCCGAGCGCGACCCGTGGCCCACCTGGCCGTGGGTGCTGCGCAGCTACCCGGCCCACGAGGAGGGCGGCGAGCGGGTCTTCGCCGTGGCGGTGCAGGAGTTCGTCGACGACGGCACCGGCCAGGTCCGGGCGGTCCGGATCGCCGAGGTGACCGTCGAGAAGGTGGACGGCCGGCGGATCGTCACGGCGCTGCCCGGCTCGGAGCGGGAGATCCCGGCCGACCTGGTGCTGCTCGCCATCGGGTTCGAGGGCACCGAGGAGCAGCCGCTGCTGGGCCAGCTCGGGGTGACCCGCAACGGCCGGGGCGCGGTCGACGCCCGCCCCGACTGGCAGACCGGCGCCGACGGCGTGTTCGTCGCCGGGGACATGCACCGGGGCGCCTCGCTCATCGTGTGGGCCATCGCCGAGGGTCGGGCCGCCGCCGCGGCCATCCACGCCCACCTGGGCGGGGCCGGCACCCTGCCCGCGCCGGTCGACCCGGCCCGGCAGCCGCTCGCCGCCCGCTGA
- a CDS encoding MFS transporter, translating into MALGATFAALRHRNYRIWAAAGFVSVIGTWMQVLGVNWYVLAETGSATSMGFTVLLQALPTLVLSVWGGALADRLPAKPLLIGAQAAHALLAAGLAVVAVTGAGGLPAIFAISLATGAVSAIEGPVMGRWASTLVDRESLGNALALGSLTNSAGRILGMSLGAVVVAAVGPALLFAANSVSFVAVVVALFAVREGERHAGEPAAADAAAADGGIRAGFRYLRRQPVVLVALALSVVLGSLGRNYQVTMAAMSDGPLHGGASGYGLLSTVFAVGTVLGALFAARRADLGYAVLIGAGLLASGLQIVAGLAPGTLSFAAVILPVAAAAVVIDTTVGARAQLDTDYAMRGRVLAALAVTGSVSAAVGAPLLGWLAEHAGPRQTLVLAGTVTAVATAAAGVTLDRLRERRLGHRLTRVLAAPAARPVRRVAATAARVVRPAGAGLGAVHAAVLPRPTVLAGASPVVLPGAPAGARPGAGRLRSSRAARAAQDCAACAPHRGRRRSRWTDLRSPYAHRDGCPAA; encoded by the coding sequence ATGGCCCTCGGCGCCACGTTCGCCGCGCTGCGCCACCGCAACTACCGGATCTGGGCCGCGGCCGGATTCGTGTCGGTCATCGGGACCTGGATGCAGGTCCTCGGCGTCAACTGGTACGTGCTGGCCGAGACCGGGTCGGCCACGTCGATGGGGTTCACCGTCCTGCTCCAGGCGTTGCCCACCCTGGTGCTGAGCGTCTGGGGTGGCGCGCTGGCCGACCGGCTGCCCGCCAAGCCGCTGCTGATCGGCGCCCAGGCCGCCCACGCGCTGCTCGCCGCCGGGCTGGCCGTGGTGGCCGTCACCGGCGCCGGCGGTCTCCCGGCGATCTTCGCGATCTCGCTGGCCACCGGCGCGGTGTCGGCGATCGAAGGGCCGGTGATGGGCCGCTGGGCCTCCACCCTGGTGGACCGGGAGAGCCTCGGCAACGCCCTGGCGCTCGGCTCGCTCACCAACTCCGCCGGGCGGATCCTCGGCATGAGCCTCGGCGCCGTCGTGGTCGCCGCGGTCGGCCCCGCGCTGCTCTTCGCCGCGAACTCGGTCAGCTTCGTCGCGGTCGTCGTGGCGCTGTTCGCCGTACGCGAGGGGGAGCGGCACGCCGGCGAGCCGGCGGCGGCCGACGCGGCCGCGGCCGACGGCGGCATCCGGGCCGGTTTCCGCTACCTGAGGCGCCAGCCGGTGGTGCTGGTCGCGCTCGCGCTCTCCGTCGTGCTCGGCAGCCTGGGCCGCAACTACCAGGTCACCATGGCCGCCATGAGCGACGGCCCGCTGCACGGCGGCGCGTCCGGCTACGGCCTCCTGTCCACCGTCTTCGCCGTCGGCACGGTGCTCGGCGCCCTGTTCGCGGCGCGCCGCGCCGACCTCGGCTACGCGGTGCTGATCGGGGCCGGCCTGCTCGCCAGCGGGCTGCAGATCGTCGCCGGGCTGGCCCCGGGCACGCTGAGCTTCGCCGCGGTGATCCTGCCGGTGGCCGCCGCGGCGGTGGTCATCGACACCACGGTCGGCGCCCGGGCCCAGCTCGACACCGACTACGCCATGCGCGGCCGGGTGCTGGCCGCCCTGGCCGTCACCGGCTCGGTCTCCGCGGCCGTGGGCGCCCCGCTGCTCGGCTGGCTCGCCGAGCACGCCGGCCCCCGGCAGACCCTGGTGCTGGCCGGCACGGTCACCGCGGTCGCCACCGCGGCCGCCGGGGTGACCCTGGACCGGCTGCGCGAGCGCCGGCTGGGGCACCGGCTCACCCGGGTGCTGGCCGCGCCCGCCGCCCGCCCGGTCCGCCGGGTCGCCGCCACCGCCGCCCGGGTCGTCCGCCCGGCCGGCGCGGGCCTGGGCGCCGTCCACGCCGCGGTGCTGCCCCGGCCGACGGTCCTGGCCGGCGCCTCCCCGGTGGTGCTTCCCGGCGCCCCGGCCGGCGCGCGTCCCGGCGCCGGCCGGCTCCGGTCCAGCCGGGCGGCCCGCGCGGCCCAGGACTGCGCGGCCTGCGCGCCCCACCGGGGCCGGCGCCGCTCCCGCTGGACCGATCTGCGGTCGCCGTACGCGCACCGCGACGGCTGCCCGGCCGCCTGA
- a CDS encoding M1 family metallopeptidase, with the protein MRRALTAAIAALTVTTAGTIVTGAPGQAALPGWGRPKPAAAAPTPGSPGLGDSYFPDYGNGGYDVGHYDIRLRYEPATDRLSGTTTILATATQDLSRFNLDFVLGVESVRVNGWSAGFTRQGAHELVVTAPRPVLKGQQLTVVVKYAGVPSETLVQGYTGWTRVADGALAVNEPESAWWWFPSNDHPKDKATWDISVSVPTGLEVVSNGVQPRAPLPEAGNRTRWSWRSVKPGATYQAFLAIGQYDIVTDTAPNGQPVSNAYSTTLGDLGPAARASIERTAEIVDWESGVFGPYPFEAQGGVAGPIDGIGFALETQSRPVYGPSFWRRGANTSVVVHENAHQWFGDSVSVAEWRNIWLNEGFASYAEWLWSEEQGEGTAQELFDFTYASYPADSEFWQVLPGDPGAGAIFDDAVYDRGAMALHQLRLAVGDEAFFRILPAWTAEHRYGNGTIAQFQALAERISGRDLDAVFTTWLFTAGRPEVATTARTALAPAQPKSWTKIREAHRLLKH; encoded by the coding sequence GTGCGACGCGCTCTCACGGCGGCCATCGCCGCCCTGACCGTCACCACCGCCGGCACCATCGTGACCGGCGCCCCCGGCCAGGCCGCCCTACCGGGCTGGGGCCGGCCGAAGCCCGCGGCGGCCGCCCCGACCCCGGGCAGCCCCGGGCTGGGCGACAGCTACTTCCCCGACTACGGCAACGGCGGCTACGACGTCGGCCACTACGACATCCGGCTGCGCTACGAACCGGCCACCGACCGGCTCAGCGGCACCACCACGATCCTGGCCACCGCCACCCAGGACCTGTCCCGGTTCAACCTCGACTTCGTCCTCGGCGTCGAGTCGGTCCGGGTCAACGGCTGGTCGGCCGGCTTCACCCGGCAGGGCGCGCACGAGCTGGTGGTCACCGCGCCCCGGCCGGTCCTCAAGGGACAGCAGCTCACCGTCGTGGTGAAATACGCCGGCGTCCCGTCCGAGACGCTGGTCCAGGGCTACACGGGCTGGACCCGGGTCGCCGACGGCGCCCTCGCCGTCAACGAGCCCGAGTCGGCCTGGTGGTGGTTCCCCAGCAACGACCACCCGAAGGACAAGGCCACCTGGGACATCTCCGTCTCCGTGCCCACCGGCCTCGAGGTGGTCAGCAACGGCGTGCAGCCGCGCGCCCCGCTGCCCGAGGCCGGCAACCGCACCCGGTGGAGCTGGCGCAGCGTGAAACCGGGCGCCACCTACCAGGCGTTCCTCGCCATCGGGCAGTACGACATCGTCACCGACACCGCGCCGAACGGGCAGCCGGTGTCCAACGCGTACAGCACCACGCTGGGCGATCTCGGGCCGGCCGCCCGGGCCAGCATCGAACGCACCGCCGAGATCGTCGACTGGGAGAGCGGCGTGTTCGGGCCGTACCCGTTCGAGGCGCAGGGCGGCGTGGCGGGCCCGATCGACGGCATCGGCTTCGCCCTGGAGACGCAGAGCCGCCCCGTCTACGGCCCCAGCTTCTGGCGGCGCGGCGCCAACACGTCGGTGGTGGTGCACGAGAACGCCCACCAGTGGTTCGGCGACTCGGTCTCGGTCGCCGAGTGGCGCAACATCTGGCTGAACGAGGGCTTCGCCTCGTACGCCGAGTGGCTCTGGTCGGAGGAGCAGGGCGAGGGCACCGCCCAGGAGCTGTTCGACTTCACCTACGCCAGCTACCCGGCCGACTCGGAGTTCTGGCAGGTCCTTCCCGGTGACCCCGGGGCCGGCGCCATCTTCGACGACGCGGTCTACGACCGGGGCGCCATGGCCCTGCACCAGCTCCGGCTGGCCGTGGGCGACGAGGCGTTCTTCCGGATCCTGCCGGCCTGGACCGCCGAGCACCGCTACGGCAACGGCACCATCGCCCAGTTCCAGGCGCTCGCCGAGCGGATCTCCGGCCGGGACCTCGACGCGGTCTTCACGACCTGGCTGTTCACCGCCGGGCGCCCCGAGGTGGCCACCACGGCCCGCACGGCGCTCGCCCCGGCGCAGCCGAAGTCGTGGACGAAGATCCGGGAGGCCCACCGGCTGCTCAAGCACTGA
- a CDS encoding SGNH/GDSL hydrolase family protein, with the protein MSRRVRTALAALLAAVLGAVLVPGVARAATVNYVALGDSYSSGVGAGPYDLSTCLRSQKSYAPLWAAAHAVTSFKFPACGGAVTADVIGSQVNSLSTGTTLVTVTIGGNDAGFADVITSCRFGSTSSCENAVNDSRAFATTTLPGRLDNTYAAIRNRAPNARLVVLGYPRLFETGYCGLLAMSTYKRTILNQAADLLATVIADRARAAGATFVDARPFFAGHGVCAADPWINDVSGLIEAYHPDADGYRRGYLAALTAAIG; encoded by the coding sequence ATGTCCCGTCGCGTCCGCACCGCCCTGGCCGCACTCCTCGCGGCCGTCCTCGGCGCCGTGCTCGTCCCCGGCGTCGCCCGGGCGGCCACCGTCAACTACGTCGCCCTCGGTGACTCCTACTCCTCCGGCGTCGGGGCCGGCCCGTACGACCTGTCCACCTGCCTGCGCAGCCAGAAGTCGTACGCCCCGCTCTGGGCCGCCGCGCACGCGGTCACCAGCTTCAAGTTCCCGGCCTGCGGCGGGGCGGTCACCGCCGACGTCATCGGCAGCCAGGTGAACTCGCTGAGCACCGGCACCACCCTGGTCACCGTGACCATCGGCGGCAACGACGCCGGCTTCGCCGACGTCATCACGAGCTGCCGCTTCGGCAGCACGTCGAGCTGCGAGAACGCCGTCAACGACAGCCGGGCCTTCGCCACCACCACCCTGCCCGGCCGGCTCGACAACACCTACGCCGCCATCCGGAACCGGGCGCCCAACGCCCGGCTCGTGGTGCTCGGCTACCCGCGGCTGTTCGAGACCGGCTACTGCGGCCTGCTGGCCATGAGCACCTACAAGCGGACCATCCTCAACCAGGCCGCCGACCTGCTCGCCACGGTCATCGCCGACCGGGCCCGGGCGGCCGGGGCCACCTTCGTCGACGCCCGGCCGTTCTTCGCCGGCCACGGCGTCTGCGCCGCCGACCCGTGGATCAACGACGTGTCCGGGCTCATCGAGGCGTACCACCCGGACGCCGACGGCTACCGCCGCGGCTACCTGGCCGCACTGACCGCCGCGATCGGCTGA
- a CDS encoding MFS transporter, which translates to MIDTVRRDSRRLTFLVLAAGAGFFAMLQSLITPVLPTIQHDLHTSQNTVTWVLTAYLLSASIFTPVLGRVGDMVGKERTLVVSLAALALGCLLAAVAPNIGMLILARVVQGIGGAVFPLSFGIIRDEFPAARVSSAVAAISAIVAAGGGLGVVLAGPIVATLGYRWLFWIPMVVVGLTAVAAHRFVPESPVRTPGRISWPGTLLLSGWLVALLLPVSKGAAWGWTSGRVIGLLALAGVLLAGWLVAETRAANPLIDMRMMRLPAVWTTNLVALLYGASMFAVYAFLPQFVQIPSSAGYGFGASITQAGLLMLPMLVGMFVAGLVAGRLAARFSAKAQLTTGAVFNVLAAAMLTVAHDTRWEIGVAGGLVGVGIGLAFASMANLIVASVPARQTGVATGMNANIRTIGGAIGAAVASSVITAHPQATGLPREAGFTMGFLLLTGISLAAALAALAVPSGRRAVRGRRGQPSARSTEPELTGELVTAR; encoded by the coding sequence GTGATCGACACCGTCCGGCGCGACTCGCGCCGGTTGACCTTCCTCGTCCTCGCCGCCGGCGCCGGCTTCTTCGCGATGCTCCAGTCGCTGATCACCCCGGTGCTGCCCACCATCCAGCACGACCTGCACACCTCGCAGAACACCGTGACCTGGGTGCTCACCGCCTACCTGCTGTCCGCGTCGATCTTCACCCCGGTCCTCGGCCGGGTCGGCGACATGGTCGGCAAGGAGCGGACCCTGGTCGTCTCGCTCGCCGCGCTCGCGCTGGGCTGCCTGCTGGCGGCCGTCGCCCCGAACATCGGCATGCTCATCCTCGCCCGGGTCGTCCAGGGCATCGGCGGCGCGGTGTTCCCGCTCTCCTTCGGGATCATCCGCGACGAGTTCCCGGCCGCCCGGGTCAGCTCGGCCGTCGCGGCGATCTCGGCGATCGTCGCCGCCGGCGGCGGCCTCGGCGTCGTGCTGGCCGGACCGATCGTCGCCACCCTGGGCTACCGCTGGCTGTTCTGGATCCCGATGGTGGTCGTCGGCCTGACCGCGGTCGCGGCGCACCGGTTCGTACCCGAGTCGCCGGTGCGCACCCCCGGCCGGATCAGCTGGCCGGGCACCCTGCTCCTGTCCGGCTGGCTCGTCGCGCTGCTGCTGCCGGTGAGCAAGGGCGCCGCCTGGGGCTGGACGTCCGGCCGGGTGATCGGCCTGCTGGCGCTCGCCGGGGTGCTCCTGGCCGGCTGGCTGGTGGCCGAGACCCGCGCGGCGAACCCGCTCATCGACATGCGGATGATGCGCCTGCCCGCGGTCTGGACGACCAACCTGGTCGCCCTGCTCTACGGCGCCTCGATGTTCGCCGTCTACGCCTTCCTGCCGCAGTTCGTGCAGATCCCCAGCAGCGCCGGGTACGGCTTCGGCGCGAGCATCACCCAGGCCGGGCTGCTCATGCTGCCGATGCTGGTCGGCATGTTCGTGGCCGGCCTCGTCGCCGGCCGGCTGGCGGCCCGGTTCAGCGCCAAGGCGCAGCTGACCACGGGCGCCGTGTTCAACGTGCTCGCCGCCGCGATGCTGACCGTCGCGCACGACACCCGCTGGGAGATCGGCGTGGCCGGCGGCCTGGTGGGGGTCGGCATCGGGCTGGCCTTCGCCTCGATGGCCAACCTGATCGTGGCCAGCGTGCCGGCCCGCCAGACCGGTGTGGCCACCGGCATGAACGCCAACATCCGCACCATCGGCGGCGCCATCGGCGCCGCGGTGGCCAGCAGCGTGATCACCGCCCACCCGCAGGCGACCGGGCTGCCCCGGGAGGCCGGGTTCACCATGGGCTTCCTGCTGCTGACCGGCATCTCCCTGGCCGCCGCGCTGGCCGCCCTGGCGGTCCCCTCCGGTCGCCGGGCGGTGCGGGGACGGCGCGGCCAGCCGTCGGCGCGGAGCACCGAGCCGGAGCTGACCGGCGAGCTGGTGACGGCGCGCTGA